A window of the Synechococcus sp. M16.1 genome harbors these coding sequences:
- a CDS encoding aminotransferase class V-fold PLP-dependent enzyme, whose amino-acid sequence MDTNKLRSLCPALQNKTYFNYGGQGPLPNPSLEAITASWARIQELGPFTADVWPYIAKEVNSTRRLLAQCCGVPPHRLALTENVTSGCVLPLWGLPFTEGERLLIGDCEHPGVVSACVELARRQNLAIDVLPVKHLRGDQTQCDAAVVEAIERTLTPRTRLVVLSHLLWNTGQVMPIAAVAKQLHQHPQQPFLLVDAAQSFGQIPVDEAAAAADIYAFTGHKWACGPEGLGGVALSERVVAEASPTVIGWRSLRDESKVDLSSTDLFHHDSRRFEVATSCVPLMAGLRCSLQLLENAGSAQQRWDHIRALSGKLWQALQGLEAVKPLLDVPPASGLVSFQIIGDVSPAEHVKQLGTQGLWIRNLADPSCLRACTHLTTTDDDISALVAAISIL is encoded by the coding sequence ATGGACACAAACAAGTTGCGATCACTGTGTCCTGCCCTACAGAACAAGACCTACTTCAATTACGGCGGCCAAGGGCCTTTGCCCAATCCTTCCCTGGAGGCGATCACCGCAAGCTGGGCGCGCATTCAGGAGTTGGGGCCATTCACAGCAGATGTTTGGCCCTACATCGCCAAGGAGGTGAACAGCACCCGCCGCCTTCTGGCCCAGTGTTGCGGTGTTCCGCCCCATCGGCTTGCCCTCACTGAAAACGTCACCAGCGGCTGCGTGCTGCCGCTCTGGGGGTTGCCCTTTACCGAAGGGGAGCGGCTGCTGATCGGCGACTGCGAACACCCCGGTGTTGTGAGTGCCTGTGTGGAACTGGCCCGGCGCCAGAACCTCGCCATCGATGTGCTGCCGGTGAAGCACTTGCGGGGTGATCAGACCCAATGCGATGCCGCCGTGGTCGAGGCGATTGAGCGAACCCTCACCCCCCGAACCCGTCTGGTGGTGCTGAGCCATCTGCTCTGGAACACCGGCCAGGTGATGCCGATAGCCGCCGTCGCCAAGCAACTCCATCAGCACCCCCAACAACCTTTTCTGTTGGTGGATGCCGCCCAAAGCTTCGGGCAGATCCCCGTCGACGAAGCCGCTGCCGCGGCAGACATCTACGCCTTCACTGGGCACAAGTGGGCCTGTGGACCGGAAGGCCTGGGGGGCGTGGCGCTTTCAGAGCGTGTGGTGGCCGAGGCGTCTCCAACAGTGATCGGTTGGCGCAGCCTGCGTGATGAAAGCAAGGTGGATCTGAGCAGCACTGATCTGTTTCATCACGACAGCCGCCGCTTCGAAGTGGCCACCAGCTGCGTTCCCCTGATGGCCGGCCTGCGCTGTTCACTGCAACTGCTGGAGAACGCGGGATCGGCCCAGCAACGCTGGGACCACATCCGAGCCCTCAGCGGCAAGCTCTGGCAAGCACTCCAGGGGCTGGAGGCCGTCAAGCCCCTGCTGGATGTGCCGCCCGCCAGCGGACTGGTGAGTTTTCAGATCATTGGCGATGTGTCCCCTGCAGAGCATGTGAAGCAGCTGGGGACCCAGGGGCTGTGGATTCGCAACCTGGCAGACCCCAGTTGCTTGAGGGCCTGCACACACCTCACCACCACAGACGACGACATCAGCGCTTTGGTGGCCGCGATCAGCATCCTTTGA
- a CDS encoding glycine zipper 2TM domain-containing protein — protein sequence MPSLQPFLVSLLIGTAATPLVGVLGVEAQTVSQPGYSRSTKCFRDEYREEYVPGTKDRPGYVRNWTEKVEIACSGSSTQASTQKSQEVDIDNNDCSQGSVIGGLLGAGLGAALSRDKGRWVGVPVGAAAGAMVGCQVDGG from the coding sequence ATGCCCTCGCTCCAACCTTTCCTTGTGTCCCTGCTGATTGGCACAGCGGCTACGCCTCTCGTTGGCGTTTTAGGTGTAGAAGCCCAAACCGTTTCCCAGCCTGGTTATTCGCGTAGTACGAAGTGTTTTCGGGACGAGTACAGGGAGGAATACGTACCTGGTACAAAAGACAGGCCTGGATACGTACGGAATTGGACTGAAAAGGTAGAGATTGCCTGCTCTGGCAGCTCGACTCAGGCCTCTACGCAGAAATCCCAAGAAGTCGATATCGACAACAACGACTGCAGCCAAGGGAGTGTGATTGGTGGATTGCTTGGAGCAGGATTAGGCGCGGCTCTTTCCAGGGACAAAGGCCGTTGGGTGGGAGTCCCTGTTGGAGCTGCAGCAGGAGCAATGGTCGGCTGTCAGGTAGATGGTGGTTAA
- a CDS encoding GAF domain-containing protein produces the protein MQAAPKPINEAARLRSLSEYRILGTKPEQAFDNITRMASEICQSPIALISLVDEKRQWFKSKVGLEASETDRDISFCAHTILDSKPLVVEDALFDEKFRDNPLVQEEPHIRLYAGFPLKTDINHRIGTLCVIDRIPKSLTNSQYKVMEGLAEQATTLLELRRRSLALMDEFCQMHHAQGLISTCSYCKSIRDSEGFWQPIERFLMQHSTLNFSHGICPDCMNEHFPDVQSNREESSNNQR, from the coding sequence ATGCAGGCAGCACCCAAACCGATCAACGAAGCAGCCAGGCTGAGGTCCCTCAGTGAATATCGGATTCTGGGAACAAAGCCCGAACAGGCCTTTGACAACATCACTCGGATGGCATCAGAGATCTGCCAGTCACCGATTGCCCTGATCTCTCTGGTGGATGAAAAGCGTCAATGGTTCAAATCAAAGGTGGGCCTTGAAGCCAGCGAAACCGACAGGGATATTTCCTTTTGCGCCCACACGATTCTCGATTCCAAGCCTCTGGTGGTGGAGGACGCGCTGTTTGATGAGAAATTCCGCGACAACCCCCTCGTTCAGGAAGAACCCCACATTCGGCTCTACGCAGGCTTCCCCCTGAAAACAGACATCAACCACCGCATTGGAACGCTTTGCGTGATTGATCGCATTCCCAAATCGCTCACGAATTCGCAGTACAAGGTGATGGAAGGCCTGGCGGAACAGGCCACCACTCTGTTGGAACTCAGACGCCGATCCCTGGCTCTGATGGATGAGTTCTGCCAAATGCATCACGCTCAAGGCTTAATCAGCACCTGCAGCTACTGCAAATCGATCCGCGACAGCGAAGGGTTCTGGCAACCGATCGAACGATTCCTAATGCAGCACAGCACGCTGAATTTCAGCCATGGCATCTGCCCGGACTGCATGAACGAGCACTTCCCCGACGTGCAAAGCAATCGAGAAGAGTCGTCGAACAATCAGCGGTAA
- a CDS encoding gamma-glutamylcyclotransferase, whose amino-acid sequence MKRLFVYGSLKSNGSAHHLLEGAKRDRDGIVDGFIEIQHRGYPMLRRGDGAISGEVYWVPEPCWTDLDNWEEVPEVYQRSSVTLRDGRSAWLYEAAPRIN is encoded by the coding sequence CTGAAGCGCCTCTTCGTCTACGGATCACTCAAAAGCAACGGCAGCGCCCATCACTTGCTGGAGGGCGCCAAACGAGACCGCGACGGCATCGTTGACGGCTTCATCGAGATTCAGCACCGGGGCTACCCGATGCTGCGGCGGGGAGACGGGGCTATCTCAGGTGAGGTGTACTGGGTTCCCGAGCCTTGCTGGACCGATTTGGATAATTGGGAGGAGGTGCCTGAGGTGTACCAACGCAGCAGCGTGACCCTCAGGGATGGCCGCAGCGCGTGGCTCTATGAAGCAGCCCCAAGAATTAATTAA
- a CDS encoding NifU family protein produces the protein MSTETMALTLENVEKVLDELRPFLMADGGNVEVVELDGPIVKVRLQGACGSCPSSTMTLKMGIERKMRESIPEVSEVVQVL, from the coding sequence ATGAGCACTGAAACCATGGCCCTCACGCTTGAGAACGTGGAGAAGGTGCTGGATGAGCTGCGCCCCTTCCTGATGGCCGACGGCGGCAACGTTGAAGTGGTGGAACTGGACGGACCAATCGTGAAGGTGAGACTGCAGGGAGCCTGCGGCAGCTGCCCCAGCAGCACGATGACCTTGAAGATGGGTATTGAACGCAAGATGCGCGAGTCGATCCCCGAAGTGAGTGAAGTGGTGCAGGTGCTCTGA
- a CDS encoding malate:quinone oxidoreductase: MQHDGSFNPEARYDAVLVGAGIMSATLAALLHELDPQLRILLVERLEAPALESSAAVNNAGTGHAANCELNYTPIQADGTVATAKAVAINASFERSLEFWSSLQERGDLDTSSFLHQAAHISAVWTPENIAFLRQRFSQLKDLPAFARMRWSEDQSELTEWMPLVMAGRDLKQPVAATRIDRGTDVDFGTLTRAYLMPLQQSGALSVEYGTQVQDLKRLRHSDMTEADWRVLLKGPSGKKEVRTPFVFLGAGGGALPLLQRSGIPEAADFAGFPVSGLWLVCGDAQLADRQRAKVYGKAAVGAPPMSVPHLDTRWIDGKRSLLFGPFAGFSSKFLKQGSLLDLPASVRATNLVPMLQVGATNFELVQYLINQLRQSPAERHEALQQFMPTARAEDWTLSVAGQRVQIIKRSKQGGRLQLGTEVVASGDGSLAALLGASPGASTAVTIMLEVLQRCFKQRLDSDAWQQRLQALLPSIHEDPQQDPQVLNRMRERSDALLGLSA; encoded by the coding sequence GTGCAGCACGACGGTTCGTTCAACCCAGAGGCCCGTTATGACGCCGTGCTGGTGGGCGCCGGAATCATGAGCGCCACTCTGGCGGCGCTGCTGCATGAACTCGACCCGCAGCTGCGGATTCTTCTGGTTGAGCGCCTTGAAGCGCCTGCCCTGGAGAGCAGCGCAGCAGTGAACAATGCCGGCACCGGCCATGCCGCCAACTGCGAGCTGAACTACACCCCGATCCAGGCGGATGGCACCGTCGCGACGGCCAAAGCGGTGGCCATCAACGCCTCGTTTGAACGCAGCCTGGAGTTCTGGAGCTCGCTGCAGGAGCGGGGCGATCTCGACACCAGCAGCTTTCTCCACCAGGCGGCTCACATCAGCGCCGTGTGGACGCCGGAGAACATCGCCTTTCTGCGTCAGCGCTTCAGCCAACTGAAGGACCTACCGGCCTTTGCGCGGATGCGCTGGAGCGAAGACCAGAGCGAGCTCACCGAATGGATGCCCCTGGTGATGGCGGGCCGCGATCTCAAGCAGCCCGTGGCGGCCACGCGCATAGATCGGGGTACGGACGTGGATTTCGGCACCCTCACCCGGGCCTATCTGATGCCGTTGCAGCAGAGCGGAGCGCTCAGCGTGGAGTACGGCACCCAGGTTCAAGACCTCAAACGTCTGCGCCACAGCGACATGACTGAGGCCGACTGGCGCGTGCTGCTCAAGGGGCCCTCCGGCAAAAAAGAAGTGCGGACCCCCTTTGTCTTTCTTGGTGCCGGGGGTGGTGCCCTGCCGCTGCTGCAACGCTCCGGGATTCCGGAGGCGGCTGATTTCGCGGGCTTCCCGGTGAGTGGCCTCTGGTTGGTCTGCGGTGATGCCCAACTGGCGGATCGTCAGCGGGCCAAGGTCTACGGCAAGGCGGCGGTGGGAGCCCCACCGATGTCGGTGCCCCACCTCGACACCCGCTGGATCGATGGCAAGCGGTCGCTGCTGTTCGGCCCCTTTGCTGGCTTCAGCAGCAAGTTCCTCAAGCAGGGTTCCCTGTTGGACCTCCCTGCTTCCGTAAGGGCCACCAATTTGGTGCCGATGCTGCAGGTGGGGGCCACCAATTTCGAACTGGTGCAGTACTTGATCAATCAGCTGCGTCAGAGCCCGGCGGAGCGCCACGAGGCGCTGCAGCAGTTCATGCCCACCGCCCGCGCTGAAGACTGGACCCTCTCGGTGGCGGGCCAGCGGGTGCAGATCATCAAACGCAGCAAGCAGGGCGGACGGCTGCAGCTGGGAACGGAAGTGGTGGCCTCCGGTGATGGCTCCCTGGCGGCGCTGCTGGGGGCCTCCCCGGGAGCGAGCACAGCGGTGACGATCATGTTGGAGGTGTTGCAGCGCTGCTTCAAGCAACGGCTCGACAGCGACGCCTGGCAGCAGCGGTTGCAGGCGCTGTTGCCGAGCATCCATGAAGACCCACAGCAGGATCCGCAGGTGCTAAACCGGATGCGGGAACGCAGCGATGCCCTGCTGGGACTCAGCGCCTGA
- a CDS encoding multidrug efflux SMR transporter → MSNPWTLLLLAISAEVIGTSCLRLSEGMTRPLPTLLVFSAYALAMALLSKVVLSIPLGITYALWSGIGTVVIVLVGRFAYSQMLQPAQLIGIALITAGVVLVNLGE, encoded by the coding sequence ATGAGCAATCCCTGGACCCTGCTGCTGCTGGCGATCAGCGCTGAGGTGATCGGCACCTCCTGCCTGCGGCTTTCGGAAGGCATGACACGACCGCTGCCCACACTGCTGGTGTTCAGCGCCTATGCCCTTGCGATGGCCCTGCTCTCCAAGGTGGTGCTGAGCATCCCCCTGGGGATTACGTATGCCCTCTGGAGCGGCATCGGCACTGTTGTGATCGTGCTGGTGGGGCGCTTCGCCTACAGCCAGATGCTGCAGCCCGCCCAATTGATCGGCATCGCTTTGATCACGGCCGGCGTTGTTTTGGTGAACCTGGGGGAATGA
- the lepA gene encoding translation elongation factor 4 — protein MTDAPVSRIRNFCIIAHIDHGKSTLADRLLQDTGTVANRDMQDQFLDNMDLERERGITIKLQAARMNYTAADGEEYVLNLIDTPGHVDFSYEVSRSLQACEGALLVVDASQGVEAQTLANVYLALDNDLEIIPVLNKIDLPGADPDRIKEEVEAIIGLDCDNAIPCSAKTGMGVPEILQAVVDRVPPPKDAVEEPTKALIFDSYYDPYRGVIVYFRVMSGRINCKDKVLLMASKKTYELDEIGIMAPDQKKVDELHAGEVGYLAASIKAVADARVGDTITLVNAPADEPLPGYTEAKPMVFCGLFPTEADQYPDLRDALDKLQLSDAALKYEPETSSAMGFGFRCGFLGLLHMEIVQERLEREYDLDLIVTAPSVIYKVNMIDGSEVMVDNPATLPDPQKRESIEEPYVRMEIYAPNDYNGALMGLCQERRGDYIDMKYITTDRVTLIYELPLAEVVTDFFDQMKTRTQGYASMEYSLIGYRKNQLVRLDVLINGERADALTTIVHQDKAYNVGKALVEKLKELIPRQQFKIPIQASIGSRIIASTSISAIRKDVLAKCYGGDISRKKKLLKKQAKGKKRMKAMGKVDVPQEAFMAVLKLNDGGGN, from the coding sequence ATGACCGACGCCCCCGTCTCACGGATCCGCAACTTCTGCATCATTGCCCACATCGACCACGGCAAGTCGACCCTGGCCGACCGCTTGCTGCAGGACACGGGTACCGTGGCCAACCGGGACATGCAGGACCAGTTCCTGGACAACATGGACCTGGAGCGGGAGCGGGGGATCACCATCAAGCTCCAGGCCGCCCGGATGAACTACACGGCGGCCGATGGGGAGGAGTACGTCCTCAACCTGATCGATACTCCTGGCCACGTGGATTTCTCCTATGAGGTGAGCCGCAGCCTTCAGGCCTGTGAGGGGGCGCTGCTGGTGGTGGATGCCAGCCAGGGCGTCGAAGCCCAGACCTTGGCCAACGTGTATCTGGCGCTGGACAACGATCTCGAGATCATCCCGGTGCTCAACAAGATCGACCTGCCCGGTGCGGATCCGGATCGGATCAAGGAAGAAGTGGAGGCGATCATCGGCCTCGATTGCGATAACGCCATCCCCTGCTCGGCCAAGACCGGCATGGGTGTGCCCGAGATCCTGCAGGCCGTGGTGGACCGCGTGCCCCCGCCGAAGGATGCGGTAGAGGAACCCACCAAGGCCCTGATTTTCGACTCCTATTACGACCCTTACCGGGGCGTGATCGTTTACTTCCGGGTGATGAGCGGCCGGATCAACTGCAAAGACAAGGTGCTGTTGATGGCCAGCAAGAAGACCTATGAGCTCGATGAAATCGGGATCATGGCGCCGGATCAGAAGAAGGTTGATGAGCTCCACGCCGGCGAGGTGGGCTACCTAGCGGCATCGATCAAGGCCGTGGCTGATGCCCGTGTGGGCGACACGATCACCCTGGTGAATGCACCCGCGGATGAGCCTTTGCCCGGTTACACCGAGGCCAAGCCGATGGTGTTCTGCGGCCTGTTCCCCACCGAGGCTGACCAGTATCCGGATCTGCGCGATGCCCTCGACAAGCTGCAGCTTTCCGATGCCGCGTTGAAGTATGAGCCGGAAACCAGCAGCGCCATGGGCTTTGGCTTCCGCTGTGGCTTCCTTGGCCTGCTGCACATGGAGATCGTGCAGGAGCGGCTCGAGCGCGAGTACGACCTCGATCTGATCGTCACTGCCCCATCGGTGATCTACAAGGTGAACATGATCGATGGCTCCGAGGTAATGGTGGACAACCCCGCCACCCTTCCGGATCCGCAGAAGCGTGAGTCGATTGAAGAGCCCTACGTGCGCATGGAGATCTATGCGCCGAACGACTACAACGGCGCCTTGATGGGCCTCTGCCAGGAACGGCGCGGTGACTACATCGACATGAAGTACATCACCACCGATCGGGTGACGTTGATCTACGAATTACCGCTGGCAGAGGTGGTGACCGACTTCTTCGATCAGATGAAGACGCGAACCCAGGGCTATGCATCCATGGAATACAGCCTGATCGGCTACCGCAAGAACCAGTTGGTGCGTCTCGATGTGCTGATCAACGGTGAGCGAGCCGATGCTCTCACCACGATCGTCCATCAAGACAAGGCCTACAACGTGGGCAAGGCGTTGGTGGAGAAACTCAAGGAACTCATTCCACGCCAGCAGTTCAAGATTCCGATTCAGGCTTCGATCGGCAGCCGGATTATTGCCTCCACCAGTATCAGCGCCATCCGCAAAGATGTGCTCGCCAAGTGCTACGGCGGTGACATTTCCCGCAAGAAGAAACTGTTGAAGAAACAGGCCAAGGGCAAGAAGCGGATGAAGGCGATGGGCAAGGTGGATGTGCCTCAGGAGGCCTTCATGGCGGTGCTGAAGCTCAATGATGGTGGGGGGAATTAA
- a CDS encoding ABC transporter permease yields MHLPEANLPVTRSLSTRMARWGLVIVGIYLLVALITPLLVSAGVLPDANAGLENPIYSAPSWTHWCGTDRLGRDVCVRTMAGSGVALQVVLLAVGVALLVGVPLGMVSGYFGGAVDRLMVLLMDTLYTLPVLLLSVVLAFLLGKGIPNAAAALCVVYVPQYFRVVRNQTAQVKSELFVEAAQSLGAGPLWILRRYLFRNVITSVPVLLTLNAADAVLVLGGLGFLGLGLPETVPEWGGDLNLALAAVPTGVWWTALFPGLAMFVLVLGLSFLGEGIEAWVSGAEARPASD; encoded by the coding sequence ATGCATCTGCCTGAGGCCAACCTGCCCGTGACCCGCAGCCTCTCCACCCGCATGGCCCGCTGGGGCCTGGTGATTGTGGGGATCTACCTGCTGGTGGCCTTGATCACACCGTTGTTGGTGAGTGCTGGCGTCCTTCCGGACGCCAATGCCGGCCTGGAGAACCCGATCTATTCCGCTCCCAGCTGGACCCATTGGTGCGGCACCGACCGGCTCGGCCGGGATGTGTGTGTGCGCACCATGGCCGGCAGTGGAGTGGCTCTTCAGGTGGTGTTGCTGGCGGTGGGTGTGGCCCTGCTGGTGGGTGTGCCCCTGGGCATGGTGAGTGGTTATTTCGGCGGCGCTGTCGATCGCCTGATGGTGCTGCTGATGGACACGCTCTACACGCTGCCGGTGTTGTTGCTTTCGGTGGTATTGGCCTTTCTGCTGGGCAAGGGCATTCCCAATGCCGCCGCCGCCCTTTGTGTGGTGTACGTGCCGCAGTATTTCCGCGTGGTGCGCAATCAAACCGCCCAGGTGAAGAGCGAGCTCTTTGTGGAGGCGGCCCAGAGCCTCGGGGCGGGCCCGCTCTGGATCCTGCGGCGCTATCTGTTCCGCAACGTGATCACCTCCGTGCCGGTGCTGCTCACCCTCAATGCCGCCGATGCAGTGCTGGTGCTGGGCGGATTGGGATTTCTCGGCCTGGGTCTGCCGGAGACCGTGCCTGAATGGGGTGGTGATCTCAACCTGGCTCTTGCCGCAGTGCCCACAGGGGTGTGGTGGACCGCGCTGTTCCCTGGCTTGGCGATGTTTGTGCTGGTGCTGGGGCTGTCCTTCCTTGGGGAAGGCATTGAGGCCTGGGTGAGCGGCGCAGAAGCCCGACCCGCGTCAGACTGA
- the trmH gene encoding tRNA (guanosine(18)-2'-O)-methyltransferase TrmH: MPLLPRRFERLKSVLNHRMADLTVLLEHVEKPHNLSAILRSCDAVGALEAHAVSFDGRPRTFNSTAQGSQKWVPLHDHPDTETAIRHLKAKGFRLYGTHLGVDAKDYRECDFTGPTAFVLGAEKWGLTDQARDLMDEALFIPMRGMVQSLNVSVATATLLFEALRQRQVAGLAPTQGEGLKPEQYQQLLFEWSYPEVARWCREQERSYPALSEEGELMEELPRTVKLRC, from the coding sequence ATGCCCCTGCTGCCGCGACGGTTTGAGCGGCTGAAATCCGTGCTCAACCACCGCATGGCGGATCTCACGGTGCTGCTCGAACACGTGGAGAAACCGCACAACCTCTCCGCCATCCTGCGCAGCTGTGATGCCGTCGGGGCCCTGGAGGCCCACGCGGTGAGTTTTGACGGGCGACCACGCACGTTCAACAGCACGGCCCAGGGCAGTCAGAAATGGGTGCCTCTGCACGACCATCCCGACACCGAAACAGCCATCCGTCATCTCAAAGCGAAAGGGTTCCGGCTCTACGGAACCCATCTCGGGGTGGATGCCAAGGACTACAGGGAGTGCGACTTCACCGGGCCCACCGCCTTCGTGCTCGGGGCCGAGAAATGGGGGCTGACCGATCAAGCCCGGGACCTGATGGATGAAGCGCTGTTCATCCCGATGCGAGGCATGGTGCAGTCCCTGAACGTTTCAGTCGCCACCGCAACCCTGCTATTTGAAGCGCTGCGCCAACGCCAGGTGGCCGGACTGGCTCCAACCCAGGGCGAAGGCCTGAAGCCAGAGCAGTACCAGCAGTTGCTGTTTGAGTGGTCCTACCCCGAGGTGGCCCGCTGGTGCCGGGAGCAGGAACGGTCATACCCCGCCTTAAGTGAGGAAGGAGAGCTGATGGAGGAGTTGCCGAGAACTGTGAAGCTGCGCTGCTGA
- a CDS encoding MGMT family protein — protein sequence MARIPHGRLATYGQIADLIGAFGCARQVGWALRRLKLPSSVPWHRVVNAQGRISMSLSREGSDWIQRDFLLAEGIPVDEEGRLPLRQFLWHPDAHAGD from the coding sequence GTGGCTCGTATTCCCCACGGTCGGTTGGCGACCTACGGCCAGATCGCTGATTTGATCGGTGCCTTTGGTTGTGCGCGTCAGGTGGGTTGGGCCTTGCGGCGGCTCAAGCTCCCATCCAGCGTTCCCTGGCACCGCGTGGTAAACGCTCAGGGCCGGATTTCGATGAGCCTCAGCCGTGAGGGCAGTGACTGGATCCAGCGGGATTTTCTGCTGGCTGAGGGCATTCCGGTGGATGAGGAAGGACGCTTGCCGCTGCGTCAGTTCCTCTGGCACCCGGACGCCCATGCTGGGGACTGA
- a CDS encoding 16S rRNA (cytosine(967)-C(5))-methyltransferase: MSLLSDSAPIGLLPRRLAWDVLQAVAAGAYADVALERVLRERDLKPSDRGLVTELAYGAIRQRRTLDAWLDRLGKVPAEKQPPKLRWLLHVGLYQLLLMERIPDSAAVNTAVELAKTSKGLARLAPVVNGVLRAALRTREAGETLPLTNDLPAQLAQAHSLPDWFTQLLVEWRGAEGGAAVASACNRVPDLDLRVNRLRSSPPQVQKDLAAAGINSEPIVGCPDGLRISGHSGDLRHWPGYAEGHWCVQDCSAQSIAPLLDPQPGDRILDACAAPGGKSTHVAELVGDQAEIWAVDRSAGRLKRVAANAARLGLASINALAADAANLLEQRPQWRESFQRILIDAPCSGLGTLARHPDARWRVTPQSIRGLLPQQQALLDGLLPLLAPQGVLVYATCTIHPDENQQQIQALLKRHPSLCLEQESQLWPDQASGGDGFYSAVLKRA; encoded by the coding sequence GTGTCGCTTTTGTCTGATTCTGCTCCGATTGGACTGCTGCCGCGCCGTCTCGCCTGGGATGTGTTGCAGGCGGTTGCGGCTGGGGCCTATGCCGATGTGGCGCTGGAGCGGGTGCTGCGGGAGCGGGACCTCAAGCCTTCGGATCGGGGATTGGTGACCGAGCTGGCCTATGGCGCGATCCGCCAACGGCGCACCCTCGATGCCTGGTTGGATCGGTTGGGCAAGGTGCCGGCCGAGAAGCAACCGCCCAAGCTGCGCTGGCTGTTGCATGTGGGGCTCTATCAACTGCTGTTGATGGAGCGGATTCCAGATTCAGCAGCGGTGAACACCGCTGTGGAATTGGCCAAAACCAGCAAGGGATTGGCCCGGCTGGCCCCTGTGGTGAACGGGGTTCTTCGGGCGGCGCTGCGGACGCGTGAGGCCGGCGAAACCCTGCCATTGACCAACGATTTGCCGGCTCAGCTCGCCCAGGCCCATTCCCTGCCGGATTGGTTCACCCAGTTGTTGGTCGAGTGGCGCGGGGCGGAGGGGGGCGCGGCGGTGGCCAGCGCCTGCAACCGCGTACCGGATCTGGATTTGCGGGTGAACCGGTTGCGATCGAGTCCTCCGCAGGTGCAGAAGGATCTCGCCGCGGCTGGCATCAACAGCGAGCCCATCGTTGGTTGTCCCGATGGCCTGCGCATCTCAGGCCACAGCGGCGATCTGCGCCACTGGCCTGGTTATGCCGAGGGCCATTGGTGTGTGCAGGATTGTTCGGCGCAATCGATTGCGCCTCTGCTCGATCCCCAGCCGGGAGATCGCATCCTGGATGCCTGTGCGGCTCCGGGGGGCAAATCCACCCATGTGGCGGAGTTGGTGGGAGATCAGGCGGAGATCTGGGCTGTGGACCGTTCAGCCGGACGGCTGAAGCGCGTTGCAGCCAATGCCGCCCGGCTTGGCCTCGCCTCCATCAATGCCCTGGCTGCGGATGCTGCCAATCTTTTGGAGCAGCGCCCCCAATGGCGTGAATCCTTTCAGCGGATCCTGATCGATGCCCCCTGCTCAGGGCTGGGAACCCTGGCCCGTCACCCCGATGCCCGTTGGCGGGTGACGCCCCAATCCATTCGTGGTCTTTTGCCCCAACAGCAAGCTCTCCTGGATGGGCTTTTGCCGTTGTTGGCTCCCCAAGGCGTGTTGGTGTACGCCACCTGCACCATTCATCCCGATGAAAATCAGCAACAGATCCAGGCGTTGTTGAAGCGACATCCATCGCTCTGCCTGGAGCAGGAGAGCCAGCTCTGGCCGGATCAAGCCAGCGGAGGAGATGGCTTCTATTCGGCTGTGCTGAAGCGGGCTTAA